A region from the Drosophila mauritiana strain mau12 chromosome 2L, ASM438214v1, whole genome shotgun sequence genome encodes:
- the LOC117149958 gene encoding uncharacterized protein LOC117149958 — MKYLLWISFLFIGESHGYVRLTNLKCESYDNTFVVFPECRLKVLGRGIIGANMHIKFLKLPINRMVLRFTTYRKLTGYHPFLFNVSDELCRALKYPNRHRVVYYFYTAFMPFSNINHTCPYNDDVYIRNCTLDDRMFAKVPLPKGIYKLTLEMDDGVMNWASIINIYFEIDID; from the exons ATGAAGTACCTCTTGTGGATCAGCTTTCTTTTCATTGGGGAATCTCACGGATACGTGCGCCTCACGAACCTCAAGTGTGAAAGCTATGACAACACATTCGTCGTCTTTCCCGAATGCCGACTAAAAGTGCTTGGCAGGGGAATTATCGGGGCCAACATGCACATAAAGTTTCTGAAACTGCCAATAAATAGGATGGTCTTGAGATTCACCACTTACCGGAAGCTCACCGGATACCATCCGTTTCTATTTAATGTTTCCGATGAACTCTGTCGCGCCCTAAAGTATCCAAATCGTCACAGAGTCGTCTACTATTTCTACACCGCCTTTATGCCCTTTTCGAATATTAATCATACATGTCCCTATAAT GATGATGTTTACATAAGGAACTGCACCTTGGATGATCGTATGTTTGCCAAGGTTCCATTGCCGAAGGGTATCTATAAGCTAACCCTCGAGATGGATGATGGTGTCATGAACTGGGCTTCCAtcataaacatatattttgaaattgataTTGACTAA
- the LOC117149947 gene encoding transcription elongation factor S-II: protein MSVEDEVFRIQKKMSKMASDGTGQDQALDLLKTLQTLNINLDILTKTRIGMTVNELRKSSKDDEVIALAKTLIKNWKRFLASPAPTTANNSSAKEGSSHNSSASKSTSAAKSSSSFSGKDKSSSSSSSKDKEKKGSSSQTSFPSGGMTDAVRIKCREMLATALKIGEVPEGCGEPEEMAAELEDAIYSEFNNTDMKYKNRIRSRVANLKDPKNPGLRGNFMCGAVTAKQLAKMTPEEMASDEMKKLREKFVKEAINDAQLATVQGTKTDLLKCAKCKKRNCTYNQLQTRSADEPMTTFVMCNECGNRWKFC, encoded by the exons ATGAGCGTGGAAGACGAAGTGTTTCGAATCCAAAAGAAGATGAGCAAGATGGCCAGCGACGGCACA GGACAGGATCAGGCTCTGGACCTGCTGAAGACCCTGCAAACGCTTAACATCAACCTCGACATTCTGACCAAAACGCGCATCGGCATGACCGTAAACGAGCTGCGCAAGAGTAGCAAGGACGACGAGGTGATCGCTCTGGCCAAAACACTGATCAAGAACTGGAAGCGTTTTCTGGCCAGCCCGGCGCCAACCACTGCCAACAACAGCTCCGCTAAGGAGGGCTCCTCCCACAACAGCAGTGCCTCGAAGTCCACGAGTGCCGCcaagtcgtcgtcgtcattcTCTGGCAAGGATAAATCCAGTTCATCCAGCTCATCCAAGGATAAGGAGAAGAAAGGCTCCTCGTCACAGACCTCGTTTCCCTCCGGCGGCATGACAGATGCGGTCCGCATCAAGTGCCGCGAAATGCTGGCCACCGCACTGAAGATTGGCGAAGTGCCCGAGGGATGCGGGGAGCCGGAGGAAATGGCCGCCGAACTGGAGGATGCCATTTACTCCGAGTTCAATAACACGGACATGAAGTACAAGAATCGCATTAGGTCGCGCGTGGCCAATCTGAAGGATCCCAAGAATCCGGGACTGCGCGGCAACTTTATGTGCGGCGCCGTCACTGCCAAGCAGCTGGCCAAAATGACGCCGGAGGAGATGGCCAGCGACGAGATGAAGAAGCTGCGCGAGAAGTTCGTCAAGGAGGCCATCAACGATGCCCAGCTGGCCACCGTGCAGGGCACCAAGACCGATCTCCTCAAGTGCGCCAAGTGCAAGAAGCGCAACTGCACCTACAACCAGCTGCAGACTCGTTCCGCCGATGAACCTATGACCACCTTCGTCATGTGCAACGAGTGCGGCAACCGATGGAAGTTCTGCTAA